A window of the Deltaproteobacteria bacterium genome harbors these coding sequences:
- a CDS encoding DUF4239 domain-containing protein has translation MSPAVISLIAFACVFGGALLGMLLRSALPENHLGTDSKDVVKLGMGLVASMAALVLSLLIASAKGSFDTQRDELVQMSSKVVLLDRVLSHYGAEAKEPRDLLGGAVAGMIERTWPSDSSRSGQLEPTSGGERLYDMVLTLTPQTDAQRSLQAEALSLVLDIGQTRWLLFEQRGSSISTPFLVVMVFWLTILFTSFGLFAPCNGTVIATMLVCALSVAGAVFLLLELDQPFGGFIRISSAPLRDALAHLGR, from the coding sequence GTGTCTCCCGCGGTCATCAGTCTGATCGCGTTCGCCTGTGTGTTCGGCGGCGCGCTGCTCGGCATGTTGCTGCGCAGCGCGCTGCCGGAAAATCATCTGGGCACAGACTCGAAGGATGTCGTGAAGCTCGGCATGGGACTGGTCGCCTCGATGGCGGCCCTCGTCCTCAGCTTGCTCATCGCCTCGGCGAAGGGCTCGTTTGATACCCAGCGCGATGAGCTGGTGCAAATGTCGTCCAAGGTGGTGCTACTCGACCGCGTGCTGAGCCACTACGGTGCCGAGGCCAAAGAGCCCCGCGATCTGCTGGGCGGTGCGGTGGCGGGCATGATCGAGCGGACGTGGCCATCCGACAGTTCACGATCCGGACAATTGGAGCCGACCAGTGGCGGTGAACGTCTCTACGACATGGTCCTCACCTTGACGCCGCAAACCGACGCGCAGCGTTCGCTGCAGGCCGAAGCGCTCAGCCTCGTCCTCGACATCGGACAGACGCGTTGGCTGCTGTTCGAGCAGAGGGGCAGCTCGATCTCCACGCCATTTCTGGTCGTGATGGTGTTCTGGCTGACGATCCTCTTCACCAGCTTCGGTCTCTTTGCGCCCTGCAACGGCACGGTAATCGCGACCATGCTCGTCTGTGCGCTCTCCGTCGCCGGCGCGGTGTTCCTACTCCTCGAGTTGGACCAGCCGTTCGGAGGGTTCATTCGTATATCGAGTGCCCCGTTGCGCGACGCGCTCGCGCATCTCGGACGGTAA